CACACTAGATATGACATGCCATATCCTGCAGCACCAATTAACATTAGAGTAGCAATTACTGATACTAAAGGCAAAATCTGCTCTTTAGTAAGACTATCTGATATATAATCTACAGCTAATAACGCCTTGCCAATAAGTTTATCTACGGTACCCTATATGAAAGCAAAAACATtaggatggaaataatcatactaaatcCATTTTTACTGGAAAAGTTAATGTACATACCTGTGCATGTTCATCTGCTAATTCTCCTACAACTGCGGCATATGGTAATGCCTCGGATGCTCGTAATAATCTCTGTAAAGTTTGTTCCAAATTTCGACGCGTTTCGTTCCACTGATTCTCGTCTTGAGCAGCTTCAATCCAACCAATAGGTAACCATTCGTATTTCAGGTGATTTGCATCCCTTCTCCAGATAATAACAATATGTAACAAAGGTTCTAAGGGGCTACCCTCTCCCGTCGACAATGCTGATACAAATTCTGGTTGTGTATCTTTAAATACGTATGTATATCTAACTCGTTCAGTACTGCTCAAtgattttatataaattattgCAATGATCTACTCAAATTGTaactaatatatgtatataacagtatatacatacaatattaaaataatattacctGTAAGACGATTCTAAAGCTGCTTGTCTGAATTTATGTCTTGCCAAGTCATGGAGAGCGCTATTTTGTTGCGAAATTAAAACTGCACATAGCCGCTTTTGAGGCCTTAGCCATTCAGGTGGGCAAACAGAATCTAACATTGCTTGGTTTGAAAGTCTTGGTAGAACGAGGaatttattatttgaaataacaTTGTGCATTGTATCACTGGATATATCTTTCATACTAACAGAAGccataggtttctcggaattttCATTAAATAGTAACAAAGTATCTAAGTCCACAGAAATTTTATACTTTGTTACAATAGATTCTGTGTCTGGTTTTCCAGTCTGTTTTGGTAAAAAATCAAatcgttaataaataaataagataataacaaaaatatatgtACACATAATGAAATATTTACCTGAACAAAACCAAATGCAACTCGATCTCTatagtaaaatgcaataaacagatATCGTAATCGTATAGATTCTTTTCTATCAAATATTAAAGCTCGAATTCGATTATCTATCCATCCTGAGAGGAAACTGTctacattatttttatttatagtaGGTATTAATTTATATGGAAATTTGCTTCGTAAGAAGTCTGAAAAGAAAGTAATTATACAAATCTGCTATCTTAATAGTACAAAAAATATCCAATATTAAAACTACATACCAACTATCTTTTGTACACTGAAAAGAGACTCCTTATAAACACTAGTACGACCATCTATTGTAATAACAAGGCATGGTAATGAATGAATTCCCAATTTTCTTGCCAAAGCAGATTCTTTTTCAGCATGTGCAGTTGCTAAACCTAGACCCAGTGGTTCTAATTCATCGATCAAACGTCTCCATGTTGGTTCTACTTGTAAACATGCAAAACACCaatccgaataaaataatattacgtAAGGTGTTCTGTAAGTTTTTGGTATTATAACATTTTCAAATGATCTGCAATTTAAAATGGTCAATTATAATACTTTatattacatatatatttatacaaTTTGCTTTTATGAAAATTACAAACCGATATGTAATGCTCATCTTATAAAACAGTGAAATGTCTCGATTTTGGTAATGGAACTTGAAATTTCCTCCAAACAATTCTTCCAAAGGATCAAAGACATTAAAGTGACTGTTATCCCTTCGTTGTCTAGGTATACTCTCTTCAGTAATACCATGATTATCaaacttttttcttctttctggaTCAGTCAATATCTACCAATAACAATATTTCAATGTTAAACGAAACAATAACATACATTTTATGTTTTTCATTTATATGAATTTTACCTCATATgcttttgtaatttctacgaaCTTGTTCTCTGCACCAGGATGATCAGTTTTATCAGGGTGCCTACAGACAGAACATACAATATACATAACACATTAAATATCCCTTAAACAGCCACTTGTGTATCTTATTTAAACAAGTATATACACATCTATAAGTTGCTTTACATACATTCAAGATACATACAGAATCAAATATCTATTACTGACTGAGCTAAGGTCTATGATTGTAAATGATGATATAAGTATTATTTGTAGAGGACAATGTATTCATTGATACAAAAACATATGTAATTTTAAACGTTAATTGATTATTTACTTTCCGTTAATATTTTATAAGATACAAAAGAAGGTTTAATTCCACAAGAAACACTGTCAAATACATACCATTCTTTTACAAGATTTTTGTATGCCTTTCGAATTTCTTGCAGGGTCGCACGTTTGTGAACGCCTAATATTTTATACGGATTTCCTAAAGATTCGATCCCGTCGACCGACGTCAATAGATAAGTCGTTACAATAAAAATCGCGATAAAAAATGAGAACCTCATTAATGATTCGACATTAACCACTCTTCTGTCAATGTTACTCGATCGTTTGCTAACAGACTTAGAGGTTCTTAAAAAATTAATCGATAACATTATTTGCGACGCAGTTTTAACGTGC
The sequence above is a segment of the Calliopsis andreniformis isolate RMS-2024a chromosome 3, iyCalAndr_principal, whole genome shotgun sequence genome. Coding sequences within it:
- the L(3)80fg gene encoding dnaJ homolog subfamily C member 16 l(3)80Fg, translating into MLSINFLRTSKSVSKRSSNIDRRVVNVESLMRFSFFIAIFIVTTYLLTSVDGIESLGNPYKILGVHKRATLQEIRKAYKNLVKEWHPDKTDHPGAENKFVEITKAYEILTDPERRKKFDNHGITEESIPRQRRDNSHFNVFDPLEELFGGNFKFHYQNRDISLFYKMSITYRSFENVIIPKTYRTPYVILFYSDWCFACLQVEPTWRRLIDELEPLGLGLATAHAEKESALARKLGIHSLPCLVITIDGRTSVYKESLFSVQKIVDFLRSKFPYKLIPTINKNNVDSFLSGWIDNRIRALIFDRKESIRLRYLFIAFYYRDRVAFGFVQTGKPDTESIVTKYKISVDLDTLLLFNENSEKPMASVSMKDISSDTMHNVISNNKFLVLPRLSNQAMLDSVCPPEWLRPQKRLCAVLISQQNSALHDLARHKFRQAALESSYSTERVRYTYVFKDTQPEFVSALSTGEGSPLEPLLHIVIIWRRDANHLKYEWLPIGWIEAAQDENQWNETRRNLEQTLQRLLRASEALPYAAVVGELADEHAQGTVDKLIGKALLAVDYISDSLTKEQILPLVSVIATLMLIGAAGYGMSYLVKLEEASVQAERAQCKDNAKSTPSQPQLRLHELRAEKYNGLVRLLKPGCRTIILLVDVQSRLKLLPAFHKAVWPYRKNKTLMFGHMSLERGLDWYKKLLSLTLPEQKELNINAKNCVGTVLSLNGHRKYFCMYHAKHPECSKGKGSKRMERMTKQLTRRADDAEAGAFIGFDSSNESDLSDDESGNNVLYQDNLLDGLPMWLDRLFEGLTHRYYVNYWPEFTAK